The Leptolyngbya sp. FACHB-261 genomic interval CTGTGAGCAACTCCCCAAACAACCAGTACTGCCACAGTGACACCAGGTATTGTACCGACTAAGGACATCAACGCCATTGCGATCGCCAGCACGAGCAGCGTTAGGCTCGTTGCCCAAATGGGACGTTTAGCAACCGCTTCTCCACCCAAGAAATTGCCGAGAAGGCCCATTGCGCCAAACAGTAACAGCAATGCACTGACGAAACTAATGCTAAAACCACTGACATCTTCTAGAAACGCTGCCAGGTAGGTGTAAGCCGTGAACATTCCCGTAAACGCGATACCTGAAACTGCTAACCCGACAATCAGCACGGGTTGTTTGAACGTACCGATCTGAGCTAGCGCATTGCCTTGAGTCACGATCGGCACTTCTGGTAATGCTACCCAAAGCGCCAGAAACGCCAGAAGGGATAAGGCTGCCACTACAAAGTATGCTGCACGCCAATCGAAAACACTCGCAACAAACGTCCCTAACGGTACACCTAACACCGCTGCCATCGAGATTCCAGCAAAAACAATGGCGCTGGCTCGTCCGCGTTGGGCCTCTGGGACCAGTTGCCCTGCCGCTACACTCACCACAGACCAAAACAAAGCCAGAGCAGGTGCAGGCAAAACTCGCGCAATCAGCAGCACCCAGAAGTTAGGAGCGATTGCACACAGCAGATTTGCACCCACAAACACAACTAGCAAAAGCAGAAACAATTTGCGGCGGTTAACATGGGCGGTTAACGCTGTGAGGATGGGTCCGGAAATGGCAACGAGTAAGGCAAACGCAGTCAGCAACCAACCTGCTTGGCTCAGTTCCACGTTCAGATCACGAGCGATCAGTGGTAACAATCCCACCACGATAAATTCAAAGGTGACGATCGCAAATGCGCTAAACGCAAGTGCCCAAATGCTTTTAGGAATGAAGGAATTGGGAGGCGAGGTTTGTCTAGAGCGATCGGCTGGAGTTGAATTGGATTTCATGATGATGCTTGTGTAACAGAGTAAAAAACGCGTCTAGAAATCTCATTGATTAGACTTGTCGGGTAATAACGAGAAAAACGGCTGAAAGCTTTGTCCTACGGGGTTTATGACGATTTTTAGTAAAAACAGCGGAAAAGACTGCCACGTAAGGCTTTCAAGGATTTTCCCTTCTATTTCCCGACGACTCTATCGTTAAAGCTTTCTAGCTCCAGTCGTTTGCGTTTGGGTGGGTCTACCCGATTCGTGGCACATATTAGGCGTTCGAGACCCTGGATAGAAAAAACCATTTTCTACTCGAAATAGTTCGTGGTCGCCAAGACACTCACCTCTAGGCGGGAAAAAAGCACACCCTGTTTCAGTCACGTCCTTTAACTCGCCCACTATCAATTGCTCTCCACAATTACCAAGAGCTTGCCGCCCTTCCTCACTTTGAGCAATAAAGAACATGCTTTCGATAAATATCGTTGCTTCTCTGGTATTCCTGAGTTCAGGGCGAACTTGCCCTAGTTCATAAGGACCCGTGCTGACAAAGGAATACAATGGGCGCTGGCATTCGGCATCAGCAAAGAAGCTGTAGCGAACCACAAAGTTGGTGTCACTCCAAACATAGTGTCGCTTGAGATTAACAACAGGTAACCCTTCACCCAGGCTAAGATTTCCACATCCAACTGATTCCCACTCCCCGACTAAGTCACGGGTTGTAAAAGGCAAACTCGTTGCGGTGGTAGCAAATAACGAACGGCTTAAGCCAAGTACCAAAACCACAATCAAGACAATTTGTAGAAATCGGGACAAATATATCTTGCTTGCTTTCACCTATGCTAAATCTCCACCATCAATGACAATATCAGCTCCATTAATGTAAGGTGCGTTATCGGTGCAAAGCCACATGACTAATTTTGCGACTTCCTCAACTTGACCGATGCGCCCAACGGGAACATTCGCTTGTACAGTTTCTGCTTTTCTTTGCTGATCGCCCCCAACAAATCGATCGACCTGTGGTGTATCAATGAAACCAGGAGAGATTGAGTTGGCTCGGATTCCTTGTCTTGGGTGGGCGAGAGCGGCAGATTTGGTTAACCCGATAATGGCATGTTTACTAGCAACATAAGCTGGAATGATGGGAAAGCCAATATGTCCTGCTGTAGATGCATTGTTGATAATAACGCCGCTTCCTTGCTTCAGCATTTGCGGGATTTCGTAGAGCATTGACAGAAACACACCCCGCGCATTCGTGTTCATTACAACGTTCCAGTTGTCTAAAGTCTGTTCAACAAACGGAACGACTGTACCTTCATAACCAGCATTATTAAAAGCGATATCCAAGCGTCCATAAGTTGCCACGGTTGTATCAATCAAGTTCTTCACTTGATCAGGTACCATCACATCTGTTCTGACATAAAGGGCTTCACCTCCAGCTTGTCTAATCTCCTGTTCTACTTCCTGACCCAGATTGGTACGTCGACCACAAAAAACAACCCGTGCCCCCTCACGAGCAAAGGCGATCGCCGTACCACGTCCGATGCCAGAGGTTGCGCCCGTAATCAGGACAACTTTGTCTTCAAATCGTCTTTGGGTGATACTTGAGGCAGGAGTGGGAACAGGAGCAGATTCTTGAGCTTTTCCTGAATTGGGGTTGAGGGTGCTGGCTGCCAAACCTGCTAAAACGGTTCCACCGCCAATAATGATCTTGCGTCGTTTACTTCGTTGCATGATTGATAACGTATTGATACGGTTTCATAGGAAATAAAGTGAATCATTGAAGCTAGATGGAATGCTGAAGTACTATTGCTAAACACAACACAACATTGACAGGTCGTCCTTTAATAGTTCTGTGCCAGAATCAGTTATTGAATTAGAATTTGACTAACAGTTAAATCAGATCTCCACCATCAATTATGGTGTCGCTTCTATGGATGAATGACAAATCATTTGCGTTAAGCCACATACCTCACTGATATTAAATATCGGCAGTTTGTCCTCCATCAATAAAGAACGAGGCACCTGTCGAGAATGAGCATTCGTCTGAAGCTAGCCACAGCACCATCGCCGACGTCTCTTCTACCCGTCCGATCCGCTGAAGCGGGACGTCGCGACGGACTCCCTCCGCCTTCTGTTGAGGGTCGTTGTTTGTGAACCGATCTACCTGTGCCGTATCGATGTAAGCAGGTACCAATGCATTGACGCGAATACCCCGTCCAGCAAGCGCGAGCGCAGCCGACTTCGTAAGCCCGATTATCGCGTGCTTGCTCGTTACATAAGGGGTGACAATACCGCCTGTGTTCGCGCCATAGCCGCCGACTGATGATGTGTTGATAATGACGCCGCTGCCTTGGCTAGCCATTACTGGAGCCTCTCGGAGAAGGCAGTGGTACATTCCTCGTACATTTGTATTCATCACAACATCATAGTTCTCCAACGTATCATCAAGGAGTGAGACAATCTGCCCCTCATACCCCGCATTGTTAAATGCGATGTCAATACGTCCTTCGTAGAGGTCGAGGATACGATCGAAAAAGGCATTCACTTGATCTGGCTGTGTAACATCAGTTTGGATGTACGTTGCCTCACCGCCCTCGCTGCGGATGAGATTCTCTACCTCACGACCGAGGTTCTCGCGCCGCCCATTAAATACAACACGTGCTCCTTCTCTAGCAAACGCGATCGCTGCTGCACGTCCCATACCAGAGGTTGCTCCCGTAATTAAGACAACTTTGCCTTGAAAGCGATTACCGATCCGGGTTGGTTGTGCTGATGTGTCTGGAGTATTAGGGCTTGTGCTTTGAGCATTAGCGATACTATTTCCTGCTGTGGCGATCGCTGCAACACCTGTCAGTGCCCCTCCACCCAATTGAATGAAGCGACGGCGAGAATTGTTTTGTAATAGCTTATTGAACATTTGTTTCTCCTACTGAAGTGGGGGTTCATAGGGAACTGATGAATGCTCATGGACAATTAACCATGCTCCATCCCGTTGCTCCCAAAGAATGGTCATCCGTCCTTCACGCTCATCAACAGTTCCATCTTTAGCACGGGCTGTAATGCGCCAATTAAAACCAGTCCACGCCAGGTTGCCGCGACGCTGCGCCCAGATATCCCAGGGAATCCATTCCAGTGATGCTAAGTTGGGATAGACATTTGTGAGCAAGCCCACTTTCAAGTTTTCCCAACCTTGATGTCCGTCTCTTGGTAAACCGTTATCGTAATAAATGATGTCTGGATCAGGAGCATAGAAACGCCCAGCTTGCTCAAAATCAGGCTCACCTGTGCGGGTACTCCACGAGGCGCAGTAATCCTGCACCAGTTGTTTAAATACAGCCAAATCATTACCAGCAAGCATAGTAATGGGTTCGTAAGAGGTACTTGTCATAGAATGTGATGTTGGTGAAACTTCAGGAAATTTAGTGAGTCATCTGTGTAGAAAAAGCAGTATTGACTGTAGTTTGCTCCCAAGCATCCAGCTCTTGAGCAACCGATCGCAGCTTGCCGCGAATTCGTTCTAGAGCATCTGCCCCCAACACTAGACGCTGAGGGGGATTTTCTACATTGACGACCTTCATCATGGCTGCTGCTGCCAGGGCTGGATCGCCTGCCTGGTTACCACCCTCTTGATCCATCCAATCCCGGGTTTGACCGCTGGACTTAGCATAGGCATCAATTACTCGCTCTGAGCGAACCATCGATCGCCCTGCCCAATCAGTGCGGAAAGAGCCCGGTTCAACAATCGTGATACGAATGTTAAATGGTGCAACTTCCAGAGCGAGTGCTTCAGAAATTCCTTCTAAAGCGAACTTTGTGCCGTTGTAGATACCAAAGCCTGCATACCCAGTAAAACCGCCCACCGAAGAGATGTTGAGGATATGTCCCGAGCTCTGTTCTCGCATCACAGGCAATACGGCTTGGATCATCCACAAAGCACCAAAAAGGTTGGTTTCAAATTGGGTGCGAGCTTCTGCTTCGCTTGCTTCCTCAATACTGCCTAACAATCCATATCCAGCATTGTTAACTAGCACGTCAATACGTCCAAAGGTATTGATAGCTGTATGAATTGCGCTTTCAACTTCCTGGCGATCGGTAACATCCAAACGAATCGCTTTAGCAGTATCTGGGTATTGCTGCGCTAAATCATCCAGTTGTTCAGGTTTACGTGCTGTCGCAATCACGCGATCGCCCTTTTCAAGCACAGCTTCAGTGAGCGATCGTCCAAATCCACTAGAGCTACCCGTGATTAACCAAACCTTTGTGTTGTTGCTAGCCATGTTTGATCTCCTGTTGAGTAATGAAACTGAACATCAAAGTACTCACTGCAAAAGTCTTTGGAAGCTTAGATTAGGATGGACGGTAAAACCTCAAGACAGCAGGAATTGTAATAGGGCTGCACTCAGTGCCTCTGGTTGTTCGACATGCGGTAAGTGACCACAGCGATCGATGAGTGTGAGTTGAGAGTGGGGAAGCTGATGAGAAAGACGTTCACTCCAGGCAGGTGAAGTAAACTGATCGTTTTGCCCGTGGATAAATAGCGTTGGAATGGTGAGGTCAGAGAGGCGATCGCCTAATTTATCCTCATCTCGACCAATGGATTGAATTAGCTGCTGTTTAGTATAGCCGTCATTTATAAGCATCTGCTGGGTAAATCGTTGATCAATTGCGTGTTCAGTCACAAAATTACAATTGTTGTAAAACAGAGATTGCAGTAATTGTTGAGCGTGTTCACGAACTGATGGAGGTTGTAATGCGATGAGTGATGATTGCTCTAACATCGTTGAACTCAAATGAGCATTCACGAAAGCAAGGTGATTGACTTGATCCGAATACTGCAATGTAAAAGCAGCCGCGACCCATCCCCCAATTCCTGCCCCAACCAAGGAAACTTCTCGAATTCCTAATACTTGACAAAATCCATCTAGGAAATCAACCAGCGTTTTAATTCGATAATTGAGTAGAGGTTTGGTGGAATAGCCAAAGCCAATTTGATCCAGCGCAATCACATAAAAATGGGTTGATAATTCCTCCATGACAAGATGCCACTGATACGCTGTTTCGACCAACCCATGCAGCAAGATGACCAATGGTCCCTCACCTGCTTCCAAATAGTGCAGCTCTGTACCATACACCAGGGCATAGTTTTCTGCGATCGCAGGATGCAGTTTTGAAGAAACCATTGCCGTACTCCTGAACGTTAAACTGCCAAAGCAGTATGGGCGGAGTATAAGACACTCCTGATGGAGAAGTCTTGTAAATTTACGATCGTCGTTGTAAATTCTGGCGATTTCTTGTATTCTTGAATAAGTTTTGAGAGGTAATTAGAGGCGATCGCGATACTGTTGCGGTGTCAGCGTTGTGTGTTTGCGAAACGTATGGGTGAAATGGCTCTGATCATAAAAGCCCAACTGCTGACCTACTTCAGCAATTGAGAACTGTGGATTGGATAGGAGTTTTCTAGCTTGTTCAATTCGGCATTTCATTACATACTGATGCGGAGGCATTCCAGTGCTTTGCTTAAACCGCTTACCAAAGTGATGCGGGCTCATATTCGCGACTTTGGCTAACTCAGCTAACTTTATTTCTTGTTCAAAATGGCTTTTAATGTAATCTATCACTTGCCTTAACTTAACTTGCGGCAATCCTTCAGGTGTGTTGGAATCGCGAACAGTAATAGCG includes:
- a CDS encoding glucose 1-dehydrogenase; amino-acid sequence: MQRSKRRKIIIGGGTVLAGLAASTLNPNSGKAQESAPVPTPASSITQRRFEDKVVLITGATSGIGRGTAIAFAREGARVVFCGRRTNLGQEVEQEIRQAGGEALYVRTDVMVPDQVKNLIDTTVATYGRLDIAFNNAGYEGTVVPFVEQTLDNWNVVMNTNARGVFLSMLYEIPQMLKQGSGVIINNASTAGHIGFPIIPAYVASKHAIIGLTKSAALAHPRQGIRANSISPGFIDTPQVDRFVGGDQQRKAETVQANVPVGRIGQVEEVAKLVMWLCTDNAPYINGADIVIDGGDLA
- a CDS encoding alpha/beta fold hydrolase; protein product: MVSSKLHPAIAENYALVYGTELHYLEAGEGPLVILLHGLVETAYQWHLVMEELSTHFYVIALDQIGFGYSTKPLLNYRIKTLVDFLDGFCQVLGIREVSLVGAGIGGWVAAAFTLQYSDQVNHLAFVNAHLSSTMLEQSSLIALQPPSVREHAQQLLQSLFYNNCNFVTEHAIDQRFTQQMLINDGYTKQQLIQSIGRDEDKLGDRLSDLTIPTLFIHGQNDQFTSPAWSERLSHQLPHSQLTLIDRCGHLPHVEQPEALSAALLQFLLS
- a CDS encoding MFS transporter, with product MKSNSTPADRSRQTSPPNSFIPKSIWALAFSAFAIVTFEFIVVGLLPLIARDLNVELSQAGWLLTAFALLVAISGPILTALTAHVNRRKLFLLLLVVFVGANLLCAIAPNFWVLLIARVLPAPALALFWSVVSVAAGQLVPEAQRGRASAIVFAGISMAAVLGVPLGTFVASVFDWRAAYFVVAALSLLAFLALWVALPEVPIVTQGNALAQIGTFKQPVLIVGLAVSGIAFTGMFTAYTYLAAFLEDVSGFSISFVSALLLLFGAMGLLGNFLGGEAVAKRPIWATSLTLLVLAIAMALMSLVGTIPGVTVAVLVVWGVAHSASFIVNQYRVIGLAPQAPELAAALNVSICNVGIGLGAVVGGQVLRLGGLTATGWVAGVIALLALGLLYFSAHLSRHSSNSESISI
- a CDS encoding DUF4440 domain-containing protein; its protein translation is MTSTSYEPITMLAGNDLAVFKQLVQDYCASWSTRTGEPDFEQAGRFYAPDPDIIYYDNGLPRDGHQGWENLKVGLLTNVYPNLASLEWIPWDIWAQRRGNLAWTGFNWRITARAKDGTVDEREGRMTILWEQRDGAWLIVHEHSSVPYEPPLQ
- a CDS encoding SDR family oxidoreductase, which codes for MFNKLLQNNSRRRFIQLGGGALTGVAAIATAGNSIANAQSTSPNTPDTSAQPTRIGNRFQGKVVLITGATSGMGRAAAIAFAREGARVVFNGRRENLGREVENLIRSEGGEATYIQTDVTQPDQVNAFFDRILDLYEGRIDIAFNNAGYEGQIVSLLDDTLENYDVVMNTNVRGMYHCLLREAPVMASQGSGVIINTSSVGGYGANTGGIVTPYVTSKHAIIGLTKSAALALAGRGIRVNALVPAYIDTAQVDRFTNNDPQQKAEGVRRDVPLQRIGRVEETSAMVLWLASDECSFSTGASFFIDGGQTADI
- a CDS encoding oxidoreductase is translated as MASNNTKVWLITGSSSGFGRSLTEAVLEKGDRVIATARKPEQLDDLAQQYPDTAKAIRLDVTDRQEVESAIHTAINTFGRIDVLVNNAGYGLLGSIEEASEAEARTQFETNLFGALWMIQAVLPVMREQSSGHILNISSVGGFTGYAGFGIYNGTKFALEGISEALALEVAPFNIRITIVEPGSFRTDWAGRSMVRSERVIDAYAKSSGQTRDWMDQEGGNQAGDPALAAAAMMKVVNVENPPQRLVLGADALERIRGKLRSVAQELDAWEQTTVNTAFSTQMTH